The window TTTACCCTATCACCAAATTTTTCGAAACATAGATCCGCGTAATCTTTGAAATCATCTCTGCACGTATTATAGTTAGATTTCATTAATGTACGATCATATCGTTATATGCTTTCGTCATTCTTAATAAGCAGCGTAGCATAAATGACATACATGATCGGTCTGTTCAAGAAACCTTCATACTCATCTTGTAGTGTTTGAGGAAGGTCCCAGTGAAAGAGGGTAACGAACGGCGTTATATTCCTTGCTATGAGGCCGTCTATAAGACCGTTGTAGTAGTCAATACCATTTTGGTTCACACCTCTACTCCTCTTTCCTTCTgctcatatatatcatatattaactCTTCCAAACAACTAAAAccgaatattatatattatatatatatatatatatacatggatcAATAATGTATACATACGTGGAAGGATTCTTGACCACGCGAAGGAGAATCTGTAGCCAGTAGCATTGAGTTCGCCCATCACGTCTATATCTTTCTGCAGTTTATATGTATACAATCCCATGTCAATCCACACATGTATagttaatatagataattcaTTAGCAAGCATATATAATGAGGAACTAACCTGCCAATATGTATATGCGTCACAAGTAGTGTCTCCATTCTTCAAATCGGCTCCTGCTTTCTCTGATAGCGTAATAATGAACCactatgaatatatataaacatgcaTATGGACAACATTCTTCTCGTATATATAGCTATATAAGCTATAGTAGTTTGAGACCATTCAAATAACAAACCTGGGTATCGGTGAGTGAATCCATCCCAAACGTTAAGTCCACGACCTCTACCACCTTCGATCTGAAATGAAGAGAAACAACCATGCAACGTTggattattttttatgttttttaatgcTCTTTCAAGACGTCAACATAATGTGT is drawn from Camelina sativa cultivar DH55 chromosome 8, Cs, whole genome shotgun sequence and contains these coding sequences:
- the LOC104709414 gene encoding myrosinase 2-like, with translation MKFQLFALAFLLAVATCKGQEDYTCEENEPFHCNQTSRFNGKSFGEDFIFGVASSAYQIEGGRGRGLNVWDGFTHRYPEKAGADLKNGDTTCDAYTYWQKDIDVMGELNATGYRFSFAWSRILPQGKRSRGVNQNGIDYYNGLIDGLIARNITPFVTLFHWDLPQTLQDEYEGFLNRPIMYVIYATLLIKNDESI